A genome region from Dolichospermum compactum NIES-806 includes the following:
- a CDS encoding DUF4351 domain-containing protein, with protein sequence MTKKVDIGSKRLISLAPDNWVQWVTQRKDIRVREFISSEFQWISRDNDVLIKAENPEGEFLILNELQLRYNEKVPLRMTAYIALARERYNLPIYPVLINILPHVKTPNIPKFYQQDFMGMKSYQDYRVINLWEIEASLVFAENLSSLLPFVPILKGGGEEAIVRKAVIKLRENEQLSDLEPLLSFFASFVLEIPIVQQIMRWDMTVLRESPWYNEILKQGLQDGLQQGLQQGLQQGLQQGLQQGEANLVIRQLSKRFGNLDIAIASQIRQLSSPQLETLGESIFDFSAMADLENWLQQNTD encoded by the coding sequence ATGACCAAAAAAGTAGATATTGGTAGTAAACGCTTAATCAGTCTCGCCCCCGATAATTGGGTACAATGGGTAACACAAAGAAAAGATATTCGGGTGAGAGAGTTTATTTCTTCAGAATTTCAATGGATAAGCCGCGATAACGACGTACTGATTAAAGCCGAAAACCCAGAAGGGGAGTTTTTAATTCTCAATGAGCTACAATTGCGTTATAACGAGAAAGTTCCTCTCAGAATGACGGCTTATATAGCTTTAGCCAGAGAACGGTATAATTTACCCATTTATCCTGTCCTTATTAATATTTTACCCCACGTAAAAACACCCAACATTCCCAAATTCTACCAACAAGATTTTATGGGAATGAAAAGTTATCAAGACTATCGGGTAATTAATCTCTGGGAAATTGAAGCTAGTTTAGTATTTGCAGAAAATTTATCAAGTTTATTACCCTTTGTACCAATTCTCAAAGGAGGTGGTGAAGAAGCAATTGTCAGAAAAGCAGTAATTAAACTGCGGGAAAATGAACAGTTAAGCGATTTAGAACCCTTATTATCATTTTTTGCATCCTTTGTCCTAGAAATACCAATAGTTCAACAAATCATGAGGTGGGATATGACAGTATTAAGAGAATCACCCTGGTATAACGAAATCCTCAAACAAGGGTTACAGGACGGTTTACAACAAGGTTTACAACAAGGTTTACAACAAGGTTTACAACAAGGTTTACAGCAAGGTGAAGCTAATTTAGTTATTCGTCAACTATCAAAGCGTTTTGGTAATCTAGATATAGCAATTGCATCACAAATTCGCCAGTTATCAAGTCCTCAATTAGAAACATTAGGAGAAAGTATCTTTGATTTTTCTGCTATGGCTGATTTAGAAAACTGGTTACAACAAAATACTGATTAA
- a CDS encoding Uma2 family endonuclease, with translation MVVTISQAKKNPVGALLSNLTWETLEKLDADLAETGAQLTYLDGYLEIMTPLSDAHEEPKNTLGQLLEIYMRVKNIRFYGRGSTTIGTKELGARKEPDESYCLSKRKPVPDLAIEVIVTSGGIDTLEIYRRVGVSEVWFWQDGVISVYCLRSTGYDLVSKSELLPELDLRSLEFYSRMADQYDAVNAFMQSLM, from the coding sequence ATGGTTGTCACAATTTCTCAAGCTAAAAAAAATCCAGTTGGAGCTTTGCTATCAAATCTAACATGGGAAACTCTGGAAAAATTAGATGCAGATTTGGCAGAAACTGGAGCGCAGTTAACTTATTTAGATGGGTATTTAGAAATTATGACTCCTTTATCTGATGCCCATGAAGAACCTAAAAATACTTTAGGTCAGCTTTTAGAGATTTATATGCGGGTGAAAAATATTCGTTTTTATGGACGTGGTAGTACAACAATTGGGACAAAAGAATTAGGCGCACGCAAAGAACCAGATGAGTCTTATTGTTTGAGTAAACGCAAACCAGTTCCAGACTTGGCAATTGAGGTAATAGTCACCAGTGGTGGAATTGACACCCTAGAAATTTATCGTCGAGTCGGAGTATCAGAGGTTTGGTTTTGGCAAGATGGTGTAATTTCGGTTTATTGTTTGCGTTCTACAGGATATGACTTAGTAAGTAAGAGTGAATTATTACCAGAATTGGATTTGCGGTCACTAGAGTTTTATTCTCGAATGGCAGATCAATATGATGCAGTGAATGCTTTTATGCAATCGTTGATGTAG
- a CDS encoding NYN domain-containing protein produces the protein MSYHDSALLQKISVEICQSIIAIQQQQPELLIAKYRTINWQISTNKSALSAKFRAILSQTQSWDELLQKLQSSLKAVLVPAAFDSQILSDLISAIEQLNSENINVNANHLLPRQSANITILLLDAENLQLNTNTEKFLTTICDSPIQVKIAFANWSNRGKLDLELHERGYDLIHVPAGRDNADGKMIAVGSSIHERYPHVKEVFVCSSDKVMTNLCNTLQQNGILVYQVSQHGENIKVFNSATSETVNYSLKPVPEIPSIEQFIFQVKSLIKSQQKQTASYWVKLSILSKLFKSKHQLTISQIITHHFPGKKAKDVFINYPSEIVIHQIDEKSELYVTIFEDHQPQSEDSQANVQATISSELSAINSAADLEQAIKNILTDLSKLDNQQFVDISILGSKFYQQYGQPITEQIKQLQISGSFVKFLHSCNSLQIQQVGKRWEVGVKKSEL, from the coding sequence ATGTCCTATCATGATTCTGCCTTGTTACAAAAAATTTCTGTCGAGATTTGTCAATCAATTATTGCTATTCAACAACAGCAACCGGAATTATTGATTGCAAAATATCGAACTATTAACTGGCAAATATCTACAAATAAATCGGCTTTAAGTGCAAAATTTAGAGCCATACTCAGTCAAACACAAAGCTGGGATGAATTATTACAAAAACTGCAATCATCACTGAAAGCGGTGCTTGTTCCCGCAGCTTTTGATTCACAAATACTATCAGATTTAATATCTGCTATTGAGCAGTTAAATTCAGAAAATATTAATGTAAATGCTAACCATTTACTCCCACGCCAATCTGCAAATATAACTATTTTGCTTTTAGATGCAGAAAATCTGCAACTTAATACGAATACAGAAAAGTTTTTAACTACAATTTGTGATTCTCCTATACAAGTTAAAATTGCTTTTGCTAATTGGTCAAATCGCGGAAAATTGGATTTAGAATTACATGAACGTGGCTATGATTTAATTCATGTTCCTGCTGGTAGAGATAATGCTGATGGGAAAATGATTGCGGTGGGTTCTTCGATTCATGAGCGCTATCCTCATGTTAAGGAAGTGTTTGTTTGTTCCTCAGATAAGGTAATGACAAATTTATGTAATACATTACAACAAAATGGGATATTAGTTTATCAAGTTAGTCAACATGGAGAAAATATTAAGGTATTTAATAGTGCAACCAGTGAAACTGTGAATTATTCTCTGAAACCTGTTCCAGAAATACCTTCTATAGAGCAGTTTATTTTTCAAGTTAAGAGTTTGATTAAATCACAACAAAAGCAAACTGCAAGTTATTGGGTAAAACTTTCGATTTTGTCTAAATTATTTAAAAGTAAACATCAATTAACTATTAGTCAAATTATTACTCATCATTTTCCTGGTAAAAAAGCCAAAGATGTATTTATTAACTATCCATCTGAGATTGTTATTCATCAAATTGATGAAAAATCTGAATTATATGTGACAATTTTTGAAGATCATCAACCCCAATCAGAAGATAGTCAAGCTAATGTACAAGCTACAATATCCAGCGAATTATCTGCTATTAATTCTGCCGCAGATTTAGAACAAGCGATTAAAAATATTTTGACTGATTTAAGTAAGTTAGATAATCAGCAATTTGTTGATATTAGTATTTTGGGTAGTAAGTTTTATCAGCAATATGGTCAACCGATTACGGAACAAATCAAACAATTACAGATTAGTGGTAGTTTTGTGAAGTTTTTACATTCTTGTAATTCTTTGCAAATTCAGCAGGTAGGTAAAAGATGGGAGGTGGGTGTGAAAAAATCTGAACTATGA
- a CDS encoding DUF11 domain-containing protein, which produces LLNPVIKVTKSNDGVADTNCDGKENAGDQIVYNYAVKNDGNVSLFNVTANDNQLGNITLTGLTDLDGDSTADDLAVGITAIGTATATLTQAQIDGGSITNIVTGTGTGSNGTTVTDTDTNTVNLTRTGDLKITKTDYLTKVVPGQLVTYTIVVSNCGLDTATHALVEDLFPSNLTDVKWTSKAAKGATDNEARGTDNIEDYVTLPAGSSITYKVTGTVVGGPASHKVSDYHRTLTNTATVTAPSDFTDTNLENNTATDIDTIMAAPGVRNAHFWQNTKWQKFWDGIQGNEPSQKTRPNFPNSDLLLSPYTNSARPGKVLDPVTRRYGVGLLIGDYNRNGKTDRGEDTLFYTRAQALQIVDSSMHPNNRDARYILGRDLVTSWLNYLAGNSIDTPNSNDQDARDYINEGIQWLQALTPDQNRDGKGDGYLQGLTGNETSNSRTPRILATSSYWKSGISSASNLPNPYKSNTDVLYPIDAGITIHTHLDNYNNNIF; this is translated from the coding sequence CTGCTGAATCCAGTCATTAAAGTTACTAAGAGCAACGATGGCGTAGCTGATACCAACTGTGACGGTAAAGAAAATGCTGGCGACCAAATCGTTTACAACTACGCAGTGAAAAACGATGGCAATGTCTCTCTATTTAACGTTACTGCCAATGATAACCAACTTGGTAACATTACTCTTACCGGACTCACGGACTTAGATGGTGATAGTACGGCTGATGACCTAGCAGTAGGGATAACGGCAATTGGTACGGCAACAGCCACTCTTACTCAAGCACAGATTGATGGGGGTTCAATCACTAACATCGTCACAGGTACAGGTACAGGTAGTAATGGAACAACAGTCACAGACACTGATACCAATACCGTTAACTTGACTCGTACTGGCGACCTAAAGATCACCAAGACCGATTACCTGACCAAAGTAGTACCCGGACAATTGGTAACTTATACCATTGTAGTTAGCAATTGTGGTCTTGATACCGCTACTCACGCGCTGGTAGAGGATTTATTCCCCAGCAACCTGACAGACGTGAAGTGGACAAGCAAGGCAGCTAAGGGAGCCACAGACAATGAAGCCAGAGGAACTGACAATATCGAGGATTACGTAACCCTGCCAGCGGGTAGTAGCATCACCTACAAAGTGACGGGAACAGTAGTTGGTGGCCCTGCCAGCCACAAAGTTTCCGACTATCATAGAACCTTAACCAATACCGCGACGGTTACCGCCCCTTCTGACTTCACCGACACCAACCTCGAAAACAACACTGCCACCGATATTGACACAATCATGGCCGCACCCGGTGTCCGCAATGCTCATTTTTGGCAAAACACCAAATGGCAGAAATTCTGGGACGGCATCCAAGGCAACGAACCCTCCCAAAAAACAAGGCCGAATTTCCCAAATAGCGACCTCTTACTCTCACCCTATACCAACTCTGCCCGTCCCGGAAAAGTCTTAGATCCTGTTACCCGTAGATACGGAGTGGGACTGCTCATAGGAGACTACAATCGCAATGGCAAAACTGACCGAGGAGAAGATACCCTCTTCTACACCCGCGCACAGGCACTTCAGATTGTTGATTCCTCAATGCACCCCAATAACCGAGACGCGCGTTACATACTCGGACGGGATTTAGTGACTAGCTGGCTGAATTACCTCGCTGGTAATTCGATTGATACCCCTAATTCTAACGATCAAGATGCTCGTGACTATATCAACGAGGGAATTCAGTGGCTGCAAGCCTTAACGCCAGATCAAAATAGGGATGGCAAAGGTGATGGCTATCTGCAAGGATTAACAGGTAACGAAACCTCCAATTCACGGACTCCAAGGATTCTAGCTACATCTTCCTACTGGAAATCGGGTATTTCCAGTGCATCGAATTTACCGAACCCCTATAAATCGAACACCGACGTTCTCTATCCTATAGACGCTGGCATCACTATTCACACACACCTGGATAATTACAACAACAATATCTTCTAG
- the hppD gene encoding 4-hydroxyphenylpyruvate dioxygenase has protein sequence MLQIDHVHFYVEDAQRWRDWFVYCLGFQAVNDGIFPRFFHHPKSLHTCTEVVKSGSVYFLLSSAILPTSPVAEFLREHPPGVADIAFVVDDVEALIAKAISNGARILQPVQDAEFCQYAKIAAWGSLNHTLITKNKPKIEDNENILHNSITAIDHLVLNVGVGELETAINWYQKIFDFQPQQTFNIKTDRSGLHSQVMISPHGNIQLPINEPASPSSQIQEFLDVNRGAGIQHIALLIPDLVNAISQFRTAGLSFLSVPQSYYSQLQQRYKFSLSLQELKAISHQQILVDWHEDAHPGQLLLQIFSQPIFSEPTFFFEFIERRSLAQGFGEGNFLALFQAIEREQIKRGFVGG, from the coding sequence ATGCTGCAAATTGATCACGTTCACTTTTATGTCGAAGATGCCCAAAGGTGGCGAGATTGGTTTGTATATTGTCTTGGTTTTCAAGCAGTGAATGATGGTATTTTTCCCAGGTTTTTTCATCATCCCAAATCGTTGCATACTTGTACAGAAGTGGTGAAAAGTGGATCTGTCTACTTTTTACTTTCTTCTGCGATTTTACCGACTAGTCCGGTGGCTGAGTTTTTGCGTGAACATCCTCCTGGTGTGGCTGATATAGCCTTTGTAGTTGATGATGTAGAAGCTTTGATAGCAAAGGCTATAAGCAATGGGGCAAGGATTCTCCAACCTGTTCAAGATGCTGAATTTTGTCAGTATGCCAAAATTGCTGCTTGGGGTAGTTTAAATCATACCTTAATTACTAAAAATAAACCAAAAATAGAAGATAACGAAAATATTTTACATAATTCTATTACGGCGATTGATCATCTAGTTTTAAATGTGGGTGTTGGTGAGTTAGAAACTGCTATTAATTGGTATCAAAAAATCTTTGATTTTCAACCTCAACAGACTTTTAATATTAAAACTGATCGTTCTGGTTTGCATAGTCAGGTAATGATTTCACCTCATGGCAATATTCAATTACCAATTAATGAACCAGCTTCGCCGAGTTCACAAATTCAAGAATTTCTAGACGTAAATCGAGGTGCAGGTATTCAACATATTGCCTTATTGATACCTGATCTTGTGAATGCAATTTCTCAATTTCGGACTGCTGGGTTATCTTTTCTTTCTGTTCCTCAAAGTTACTATTCCCAGCTACAACAACGATATAAATTTTCTCTTTCACTCCAAGAATTAAAAGCCATATCTCACCAACAAATTCTGGTAGACTGGCATGAAGATGCTCACCCAGGACAGTTATTATTACAAATTTTCAGCCAACCTATTTTCTCAGAACCAACTTTTTTCTTTGAGTTTATTGAACGTCGTTCTCTGGCTCAAGGTTTTGGCGAAGGTAACTTTCTGGCTTTATTTCAAGCCATTGAACGCGAGCAAATTAAACGCGGTTTTGTCGGCGGTTAG
- a CDS encoding SDR family oxidoreductase, which yields MMLQDKVIVIVGATGGIGATLTRQLSSTGARLVLAARDGENLAALANQLSADVLTVPTDITQPQQVEALIQATIAQFGQIDVLVNAAGAGILKAYNNIESADLEAMLDLNLKGCFYTTQAAAKEMQKRKSGHICNVVGILGKHSMPMAAAYSASKFGVVGFSKCIAEELKRFGVKMTLFYFGGIDSPFWDKVNLKVDRSKMLSCETAANAIFYALSAEPQAIPMEINIQPESHLFF from the coding sequence ATGATGTTACAAGATAAAGTTATTGTCATTGTCGGTGCTACTGGTGGTATTGGTGCTACCTTAACTCGTCAGTTGTCCTCTACTGGTGCGCGGTTGGTACTTGCAGCTAGGGACGGGGAAAATTTAGCTGCATTAGCAAATCAGTTATCAGCAGACGTGCTGACAGTTCCCACAGATATTACTCAACCTCAACAGGTGGAAGCATTAATCCAAGCGACAATAGCCCAGTTTGGACAAATTGATGTCCTTGTAAATGCAGCCGGGGCGGGGATTCTCAAAGCCTACAACAACATTGAATCGGCAGATTTAGAGGCAATGCTGGATCTCAATTTAAAAGGCTGTTTTTACACGACTCAAGCAGCAGCGAAGGAGATGCAAAAACGGAAATCTGGTCATATTTGCAATGTTGTCGGTATTCTTGGTAAACATTCAATGCCTATGGCTGCGGCTTATTCTGCGTCTAAATTCGGTGTTGTGGGTTTTAGTAAATGTATAGCGGAAGAACTGAAACGTTTTGGGGTGAAAATGACACTTTTTTACTTTGGAGGGATAGATTCTCCTTTTTGGGATAAGGTAAATTTAAAAGTAGATCGGAGTAAAATGCTGAGTTGTGAGACTGCGGCAAATGCTATTTTTTATGCTTTATCGGCTGAACCACAGGCTATTCCCATGGAAATTAATATTCAACCTGAGAGTCATTTATTTTTCTAG
- a CDS encoding ATP-binding protein, with protein sequence MNSFPPNRATNLKAAFRACDVAPLAATDIDRYYVDLSKVRKTEAIESINTRLDFLEPGEFCSLLFTGHRGCGKSTELKRIQKKWETEYKIIYIEADSELDVLDAEYTDLYLVIIKKVAEELQKLKLNFDDQLLKSFESWFKEITQENEQTVEKSVSATAEAEGGITIPFISKLLGKIQAQIKGADKQKITIRQNLQKNIGRLQADINLLLGNAFVKLKAKYKNSQQYQKGFLIIFDNLDRIPPNVAKHLFCDYAAQLQSLNCTTIYTAPISIVYSENNLTNSFDTPNIVPMVNIYEFDKNNVNLQHNQNSLKAIASVVEQRVNIDAVFESRQLLSELSQASGGHVRQLMQIASQAFLTAATRGHNKVNDDDLTYAIKQEQFNFERSISTAYYPDLAAVCVNKDVSKDELSRLMLFNLWVFEYNGKNRWNYVNPVVRKINALQEAITSATNNP encoded by the coding sequence ATGAACTCCTTTCCTCCTAACCGCGCTACTAATCTCAAGGCGGCTTTTCGCGCTTGTGATGTTGCTCCTCTAGCAGCTACAGATATTGATCGCTATTATGTTGATTTATCAAAAGTCCGCAAAACGGAAGCAATTGAAAGTATCAACACTCGCTTAGACTTTCTTGAACCTGGGGAATTTTGTAGCTTATTGTTTACTGGACATCGGGGATGTGGTAAAAGCACTGAATTAAAACGAATTCAGAAAAAATGGGAAACTGAATATAAAATCATTTATATAGAAGCCGATTCAGAATTAGATGTTTTAGATGCAGAATATACAGATTTATATTTAGTAATTATCAAAAAAGTTGCTGAGGAATTGCAAAAATTAAAATTAAATTTTGATGATCAGCTTTTGAAAAGTTTTGAATCTTGGTTTAAAGAAATTACTCAAGAAAATGAACAGACAGTTGAAAAATCAGTAAGTGCAACTGCTGAAGCGGAAGGAGGAATAACAATTCCCTTTATTTCTAAGCTATTAGGCAAGATTCAAGCCCAAATTAAAGGTGCTGATAAGCAAAAAATTACAATTCGTCAAAATTTGCAAAAAAATATCGGTCGCTTACAGGCAGATATAAATTTATTGTTAGGAAATGCTTTTGTTAAATTGAAAGCCAAATATAAAAATTCTCAGCAATATCAAAAAGGTTTTCTGATTATTTTTGATAACTTAGACAGAATACCGCCCAATGTAGCCAAGCATTTATTTTGTGATTATGCTGCTCAATTACAAAGCCTGAATTGTACAACTATTTACACAGCCCCAATTTCTATAGTTTATTCTGAAAATAATCTCACCAATTCCTTCGATACCCCCAATATTGTACCGATGGTAAATATATATGAATTTGATAAAAATAACGTTAATCTACAACATAATCAAAATAGTCTCAAAGCAATTGCTAGTGTAGTTGAACAACGAGTTAATATAGATGCAGTATTTGAATCTCGACAGCTATTGTCAGAATTATCCCAAGCGAGTGGTGGTCATGTCCGTCAGTTAATGCAAATAGCATCACAAGCATTTCTCACAGCAGCAACTCGCGGTCATAATAAGGTTAATGATGATGATCTTACCTATGCTATTAAACAAGAACAATTTAATTTTGAGCGGAGTATTTCTACAGCTTACTATCCTGATTTAGCTGCGGTGTGTGTAAATAAAGATGTTTCTAAAGACGAACTCTCTAGGTTAATGTTATTTAACCTTTGGGTTTTTGAATATAACGGCAAAAATCGCTGGAATTATGTTAACCCCGTTGTGAGGAAAATCAATGCTCTCCAAGAAGCAATCACATCAGCTACAAACAATCCTTGA
- the xseA gene encoding exodeoxyribonuclease VII large subunit, giving the protein MIFNFSNTAFSVTELTDYLKLLLEQDEILRQVWVTGEVSSANHHQSGLFFTLKDTDSTASIKCVSWKSQIAKLAQMPVAGEQLIILGSIRIYPQRGEYQLTVWQALPAGVGLQALRYQQLKNRLQAEGLFDTERKKYIPPHPQIIAVVTSPTAAAWGDIQKTLKHRYPSLHILFSPATVQGEQAPASIVKAIERVKKDGRAEVLILSRGGGAVEELACFNDERVVMAVANCPIPVITGIGHQRDESLTDLVADSCVHTPTAAAETVVPSLSDLQIQHQQRITDLCTAVNSSLAAREKQLQGLKHRLRQLRLDRQVEQEKDKLSWQQRQLLQVTTGKLQQANQLLEMLRQKLASIDPKSVLQRGYAVVITENGVIPRSVSELTIGENLVIQLAQGQVTVKVIEVTEG; this is encoded by the coding sequence ATGATCTTTAACTTTTCTAATACCGCCTTTTCCGTAACTGAATTAACCGACTACCTAAAATTACTCTTAGAACAAGATGAAATTCTTAGACAAGTATGGGTAACAGGGGAAGTTTCCAGCGCCAATCATCACCAAAGTGGGTTATTTTTTACACTAAAAGATACGGATAGTACAGCCTCTATTAAGTGCGTATCTTGGAAAAGTCAAATAGCAAAATTGGCACAAATGCCTGTGGCTGGCGAACAGTTAATTATTTTAGGCAGTATTCGCATTTATCCACAACGGGGAGAGTATCAACTAACAGTGTGGCAAGCCTTACCTGCAGGTGTAGGTTTACAGGCGTTACGCTATCAACAACTAAAAAATCGCTTACAGGCTGAGGGACTATTTGATACAGAAAGAAAGAAATACATTCCCCCACATCCACAAATTATCGCTGTCGTTACGTCCCCAACAGCAGCCGCTTGGGGTGATATTCAAAAAACCCTCAAACATAGATATCCCAGCTTACACATCTTATTTTCTCCCGCGACAGTGCAAGGGGAACAAGCACCAGCATCCATAGTTAAAGCCATTGAAAGAGTCAAAAAAGATGGTCGTGCAGAAGTATTAATTTTATCGAGAGGTGGTGGTGCTGTTGAAGAACTAGCTTGTTTTAATGATGAAAGAGTCGTTATGGCTGTTGCTAATTGTCCAATACCAGTAATAACAGGAATTGGACACCAAAGGGATGAATCCTTAACAGATTTAGTCGCTGATTCATGCGTACATACACCAACAGCCGCAGCGGAAACAGTTGTCCCGTCACTGTCTGATTTACAAATTCAACACCAACAGCGAATTACAGACTTGTGTACAGCGGTAAATTCATCATTAGCAGCTAGGGAAAAGCAACTTCAAGGATTAAAACATCGGTTGCGTCAATTGCGCTTAGATAGACAAGTAGAACAGGAAAAAGACAAGTTATCTTGGCAACAGCGGCAATTATTACAAGTAACAACGGGAAAATTACAACAAGCCAATCAACTCTTAGAAATGTTACGCCAAAAATTGGCGAGTATTGACCCTAAATCTGTATTACAGCGTGGTTACGCAGTAGTGATAACAGAAAATGGTGTAATTCCTCGTTCTGTATCAGAATTAACTATAGGAGAAAATTTAGTGATTCAGTTGGCACAAGGTCAGGTAACAGTTAAAGTTATAGAAGTTACTGAAGGTTAA